The Pseudomonas protegens genome contains the following window.
GGCCAGCTGCCAGGGGACTTTCTCCGAGTGCCCTTCGCTGACCTCAAGGCGCTGGAGGCCGCCGTTGCCGAGCATGGCCCACGCATCTGCGCCGTGTTGATGGAGCCGATCCAGGGCGAGAGCGGCATCCGGCTGGCACCCGCCGGCTACCTCAAGGCCGTGCGCGAGCTGTGCACCCGGCGCAACTGGCTGCTGATGCTGGACGAGATCCAGAGCGGCATCGGCCGCACCGGACGCTGGTTCGCCTGTCAGCACGAAGGCGTGGTGCCAGACGTGATGACCCTGGCCAAGGGCCTGGGCAACGGCATTCCCATCGGTGCCTGCCTGGCCCGAGGCAAGGCCGCGCAACTGTTCACCCCCGGCAGCCACGGCAGCACCTTTGGCGGCAATCCCCTGGCCTGTCGGGCGGCGTGCACCGTGCTGGAGATCATCGAGGAGCAAGATCTGCTGGCCAATGCCGAGCGCCAGGGTGCGTTGCTGTTGCGGCGCCTGCGGGAGGCATTGCAGGGCCATGCCCAGGTCCTGGAGATTCGCGGGCGGGGCCTGATGGTCGGCATCGAATTGCGCAACACGCCACGGGACCTGGTGCAGATCGCCGCGAGGGATCAGGGTTTGCTGATCAATGTCACCCGCGGCAAGACCATTCGCCTGCTGCCGCCCTTGGTGATCGATGAAGCTGACGTGGAGCAGATCGTTCAGGGCCTGGAACAGCTCCTCAACGCTGCTTGAACGACACCGGAGCGCGGCCCAGGCCCGCCCCGGTGCCCCGGATCAATCGTCCAGGGCCTTGGGAGCGGCGGCGGGCTTGGCCGCTTTACCGGCTTTGGCGCTGGCCGGCTTGGCTTCGGGCTCGGGAGCCGGGGCCGGTGCGGCGGCCTGCTTCTCCGCGGCCGGCAACTGGTCGACGGCGCTGAAGACTTCCTTGAGCTCGATGGCCCCGGAGTGCTCCAGCTTCTTCTCGCCGTCCTTGCCCACCAGGATCACCTTGGTCTGCGCCCCGGCGCCGAGCTTGAGGCTGCGGATCAGGGCCATGGTGGATTGCGGATCGATGTCCTTGCCATCGCGCTGGCCGATGGTGTTGATCACGGTGTACAGGACCATGTTGCGTTCGTTGAAGGCTTGGCGGTTGGCTGGCTCATCCAGGGACTTCTTCAGGCTCACCAGGGTCGGGTCCACGGTGCTGGGAGCGATCACGATCAATGGTCGTGATTTGCCCAGGTCCTGCGTCAGTGGGCCATCGTTGTCGGCAGCCAGGACCGGGCCGGCGACAGCGAGCAGAGTTGCGAGGGTCAATGACCGGATGAACATGCGTCTCTCCTTATGTTTTCCACGCAGTAATGATTGCGCATTGCGGAAAAAGGTCCAGGCCGGGACTCAAAATCTGACATTTTTCTGCGCCACGCCCCAGGCGGGCGCCGCCATCGGCCAAGGCGGCGCAGAATCCGGGCTGCGGCGTTTTCAACCTCGAACCGGAGAGCCTGGCGCGCAAGGTTTTGTTGCATATACAGGGTAGCGAGCAGGCCGTGTGCACAATGGCGCGAGCACACTTCGAGCACCTTGGAGCAACATGCGCCGACAGAACCCTTGATGCCCCGAGCCCACTGCCACGAGTACAACCCGCACTACACACTTGAACTTGCAAGTCATGGAGAGTGCGTCATTTTTCAAACGCCAGAAAACAACCAGCGATATTGATAACCCATTGAAAAGTCGCGCTATGTCGCCAGTGCAGCCCAGGCCGTCATATGACGCTTGAATCCACCGGATAATGATCTGGAACAAATAACTCAATGAGCCGCGACTTGTTCTTGCGACGCTCTGCGAACTATAGTTCGGCGCGGCACGGACAGCCCTGCAACACCTTATCAAAGCGATAACTCGCCACATTGCCGAACACTATCGCGCCACGGATTTTTTCGAATGAGCGTCCGACCCCGATGATCCCCCTCCTCGTCTGCGATGACTCAAGCATGGCCAGAAAGCAGGTGCTGCGGACCCTGCCCAGCGAGTGGCAGGTATCGGTGACCCAGGCCTGCAACGGGCGCGAGGGCCTGGAGGCACTGCGCCGGGGCTTGGGCAAGGTGGCGCTGCTGGACCTGACCATGCCGCTCATGGACGGTTACCAGGTGTTGAGCGCCGTGCAGGAAGAAGGCATCGACGCGCGGATCATCGTCATCTCCGGCGACGTCCAGGAAGAAGCCGTGCGCCGCACCCGCGAGCTGGGTGCCCTGGCCTTTCTCAAGAAACCCTTCGATCCCCAGCAGTTGCGCGCCCTGCTCAAGCAACTGCAACTGCTGGACAGCCCGCCGCCCAAGCATCCGATAGCGCCCTCGCCGCCCCCGGTGGTGACCTTCCGCGACGCCTTCCGGGAAACCGTCAACGTCTCCATGGGCTACGCCGCGGCGCTGATCGCCAAGGTGCTGGATGTGTTCGTGCACCTGCCGATTCCCCACGTCAACGTGCTCGAAGCCGGCGAGTTGCAGATGCTCCTGGCCGACGCCAACCGGGCCCGGCAACTGACCGCCATCTGCCAGGGCTACATCGGCAGCGGCATCGCCGGCGAAGCCTTGCTGTTGTTCTACGACTCGGAAGTGGCGGACATCGCCCAGCTGATGGAACAAGGCACCGATCCCTATCAGGAAATGGAAGTGCTGATCGACCTCTCCAGCGTGTTGATCGGCGCCTGCCTGAGCAGCATCGCCGAACAGCTGGACGTGTTCTTTTCCGTGGGCCATCCCCAGGTACTGGGAGAGCACACCAGCATCGACGAATTGATCGTGCTCAATCAGCAGCGCTGGAAAAAGACCCAGGCGGTGGAGATCAGCTACAGCCTGGAAGAACAGAACATCCACTTCGACCTGTTGCTGTTGTTCACCGAAGACTCCATGCCCCTTCTGGAACAGAAACTCGCCTACCTGATGAGTTGAGCCATGCCCAAACGAATGGATTTCAGTGAGCTGCACTGGTTGCTGGCGGTGGTCCAGAGCATCGACGTGGGGATCGTGGTGCTCGACCTCGACTGCCAAGTCCAGGTGTGGAACAGCTTTATGGAGAACCGCTCCGGCGTGCCCTCCAAGCAGGCCATCGACCAGTCGTTCTTCGCGCTGTTTCCCGAGGTCGAGCGGCCCTGGTTCAGCCGCAAAGTGAGCCGCGTGGTGGCCTTGGGCACCCCGGCCTTCACGATCTGGAAACAACGGCCGTACCTGGTGCACTTCAAGAACTACCAACCGATCACCGGCCAGGGCGAGTTCATGTACCAGAACACCACCCTGCTGCCGCTGCGCTCGTCCAACAGCGAGATCCACCACGTCTGCCTGGTGATCTACGACGTCACCGACGTGGCGATCAACAGCCTGGCGCTGCAGCAGGCCAACCGGCAGTTGCAGCACCTGTCGCGCATCGACCACCTGACCCAGCTGTTCAACCGCGGTCACTGGGAACAGCGCCTGGCGTTCGAGTACAGCCGCCACGGCAGCGCCATCGCCCTGCTGATGCTGGACATCGACCACTTCAAGTCGATCAACGATCGCCATGGGCACCAGGCCGGGGACGCGGTGATTCAGCGCGTCTCGCAGCTGATCCACGAGCATGTGCGCGACAGCGATGTGGCCGGGCGCTATGGCGGCGAGGAATTCGCCATCCTCCTGCCCCACACCGACCTGAGCGGGGCCCAGACCCTGGCCGAGCGCCTGCGCCAGTCGGCAGAACAGCAGCAGGTGATCCACAACGGCCAGGCCATCGCCTTCACCATCAGCCTGGGCATCGCCTGCCTCGACCGCCCGGCCCGGGATCACCGCTGCCTGATCGAATGGGCCGACCAGGCGCTATACGCCTCCAAGCACGCCGGGCGCAATCGGGTCAGCACCTACGCGCCTTGAGCAGCGGCACTCGGGCTCCTTGAAAAAAAACCGCCGCCAAGGGATAAACTGCGCGCCTTTCCGGTCCATCCCCCGGTCTGTTACGCCTTTTCCAGCGCCACAAGGAGTCCCGTGCGCATGTCCCAGTCGAATTCAAACCGCTCCCCGCAAGAGCAATGGCGGCAAGCCGTGCTGACCTATGCCCGCGACATCAACCAGTATGTCGAAACCGGCACCCGCGAGGGCTGGAAGGGCCTGAAGGAGCCGAACATGCCCGACACCGAGCACCTGTTACAGGATTGGCAGGCAGCTCTGCAAGCGAGCAACCAAGGCCCCTACGACGCCGCGCAGCACCAGGCCTTCCGCCAGGACTGGCCACCGGCACACTTCCCACTGACGCCACGCCTGGAAAGCCAGGGGCGGATGATTCCGACCCTGGCCCTGTTGCCGGACGGCAGCCTGCTGGCCCGCATCGGCGCGCCCTACGAGGCCGGCTGCGTGGTGCATATCGACGACGCGCGGATCGAAACCCTGGAGCAGGTGGAGTGCTTCGGCGTGTGCCCGCAGCGGCGTTACTTCGCCTGGGGCCGGGCCGACGGCATTCAGGTCACTGACGGCTGGAACGGGCCGCAGGTGGCAAGTTTTGCCTGGCCCGATCCCCACGCGAGCCTGCCGGCGGGCGTAGACCTGGAAGACAGCGGGCGCCCCACCCCCACCAGCCTGATTCCCTTCCCCGACGGGCGCCGGGTGCTGCTGGTGAGCGCCGACGGCATCTTTGTCCTCGCCGCCGAAGGTGCCACGCGCCTGCTGCCGAGCCTGGAAGACCTGCAGCAAGAGCTGGCCGACGGCGTCGCCCCGGAGGACCTGAGCATCGGCCTGAGCATGGAACATGGCGCGGTGTCGCCCGATGGCCAGTGGATCGCCATCGGCGAGCAAAGCGGTATGCACCTGGTGTTCGATGCGAGGTTGCAGCAGGTCGCGCAGATCGGCCCCGCCAGCGAGTACCCGCACTTTGCGCACTTCAACTCGCGCGGCGACCGCCTGCTGCTCAACGCCTGCCACTTCTACGGCGGCGCCAGCCTGGGGGTGGCGGTGGCCGACCTGCCGGGGCTCTCCACCGACTTCTACAGCGACGACCCGCGCACTCCGGTGCTGCAGGAAGGCGCCCGGGTGTACGCCGCCGCCTCACGGGGCAACGAGTTCATCATCGGCGACGCCTACGGCTACCTGCGGGCCGTCAGTGAAACCGGCGAGGAACGCTGGCAGCACTACGTCGGCTCGACCCTGACCGCCCTGGACATCAGCGCCGATGGCAAGACCCTGGTGGCCGCCACCTATGCCGGGATCATCGTCAAGATAGACCTGGACGCCGGGCGCCCGGAATGGCAGATCGGCACCGGCGAGCACCACGAAACCCACCGCTGGCTGTTCTGGAAGGACTTCGCCAAGCCGCTGCTGTGGTGAGTGGGTTCTAGACCGGCGGGCGCGAGAAACTCACCTGCAGCCGCAGGTGGTCAGGATCATCGATCGCCCGCAGGTACTCCGCCACGCTGACCTCGCCGGCGCTGGACCGGGCACCCGGGGCCGGCACATGGCCGGCCAGCAGCTTGTGCACCACCGCCACCGCCGCGCAACTGGGGATCTCCGGACCGTGATCGTGGGTGGCGGTCAACTGCGCGTGCATCGACAGCGGCTGACCGTCCCGGCCCAGGCCATGCACGTCCACGTACATGGCACTGAGGCCGTCGCCGAAACCTTCAAACCAAGTGCCGCAACGATGCAAACGCGCAGCCCAAGGCGCCGGGTCGGCGATCAGCCCGAGCTTCACCGCCTGGGCCAGCAGGGCGTTGGCCAACCCGGCTATCTTCAGCCCGGCACCAGCCTTGAAGCTCAGGGTGTGGGCACCATAACGCTCGGCGAACAGGTCCAGGTCCGGCACATCGACATTGGCCACCAGCCGCGTGCCCAGCCCCGGCAACTTGCGCAGGGTCAGGCCCTGCCAGCCGATCACCGGGTGCGGCTGGCCGTCCTTGAGTTGCAGGATCGGCCGGCCGGCGTAGGCCAACACGCCCTGGATGGTGGACAGGCCGGGCATTTTCGCCGAGGAGGAAATGCCGTGGTCGATCCGATCGATGCGGGAGAAACGCTCACGGTGCTCATCGATGATCGCCGTCGACAAAGTCGGCACCGAGCTGCAACCGCTGAGCAGCGTTACCCCGGCCGCCCGGGCCTGGGCGTCGAGGACGCCAATGCCACCGACGAACTGCCGGCAGTCCGCCAGATCGCAATAGTTGACGCCGGCCTCGATGCAGCCCTGGGCCACCGCATAGGACTGACCCTGGAACGGCCCTGCGGTGTGGATCACCCAATGCACATCCAGGGCCTTGAGCGCCGGCACCCACTGCGGGCCCATGGCATCGCCGCACCAGCCTTCGCAGGGCTGTCCACCCTCGGCTTGCAGCGCCTGAACCTTGGCTGCGAGCTTGCGCGGGTCACGCCCGGAAATCAGCAGATGCACCCCGGGCGTCTGGATCAGATAGCGGCAGACGATGCTGCCGAAATTGCCATAACCACCGACCACCAACACCCTGAGCGTCATTGCCTGCATCCCTGAACCAAGCCGTTATCCGGTGCAGAAGGCACCGTTCGAGGCGCGGCAGCTTCCTTGATTTGCCGCGGATCGACAAGGGGCCGCCGCCTCTGCAATATTCGGTCGACAAAAAATGCCAATGCCGGTCCGGCATAATGCTATGCAAATTCCTCATCAACTGCGGCATTGGAGCGTGATAGCCTCGTCCTGCTATGTCGGCCTCGCATAATAAACCTGCCGGTTTACCCAACCGAGCGGGACCCAGATGCCTTGTTATCCCCCTTTGCTTCACCTTCATCTGCCCAACTAACGTTTCGCTGTGAGCCTTTCGATCATCGGCTCACCAAGGGAACTGATTGCAAAATTTGACTCGACCCCAAGGTCGATCTCTCGATCCTATCTCGGAGCTGTTATGTCCAGGCTTTCCCATCAAGATTTGCGCCGCGGTTTCCGTGAACTGATCGCCTCCAACTCCTGCTACCACACCGCTTCCGTGTTCGACCCGATGTCCGCGCGCATCGCCGCCGACCTGGGTTTTGAAGTGGGCATCCTCGGCGGTTCCGTGGCCTCGCTGCAGGTGCTGGCGGCCCCCGACTTCGCCCTGATCACCCTCAGCGAATTCGCCGAGCAGGCCACCCGCATCGGCCGTGTGGCCCAACTGCCGGTGATCGCCGACGCCGACCACGGCTACGGCAACGCGCTGAACGTGATGCGCACCGTGGTGGAACTGGAACGGGCCGGCATCGCCGCGCTGACCATCGAAGACACCCTGCTGCCGGCGCAGTTCGGGCGCAAATCCACCGACCTGATTTCGGTGGCCGAAGGCGTCGGCAAGATCCGCGCCGCCCTGGAAGCCCGGGTCGACACCGAGCTGGCGATCATCGCCCGGACCAACGCCGGAATCCTCCCGGTGCAGGAAATCATCAGCCGCACCCAGCAGTACCAGCGCGCAGGCGCCGACGCCATCTGCATGGTCGGCATCCGTGATTTCGAGCAACTGGAACAGATCTCCGAGCACCTGAGCGTGCCGCTGATGCTGGTGACCTACGGCAACCCGGCACTGCGCGACGATGCCCGCCTGGCCGAGCTGGGGGTGAAAATCGCGGTGGACGGCCACGCCGCCTACTTCGCCGCGATCAAGGCCACCTACGACTGCCTGCGCGAGCAGCGGCAGATCTTCACCCAGGCCTCGGACCTGAGTGCCACCGAGCTGGCCCATACCTACACCCAGCCCGAGGACTACATCGTCTGGGCCAAGGAGTTCATGAGCGTCAAGGAGTAACACCGGCGATTGGCCGGGGTGAGGCGCAACGCCTCAACCCTGGGCCGATTTCAACGCGCCTTCCACGCAGTCGAGGATCTGCCCGATGGTCCAGGGCTTGCGGATGAAGGTCACCGGATAGCGCACCCCGGAACTCTCGGGGGTCTCGAAACCCGACATCACCACGATTGGCAGCGACGGCCAGCGTTCACCGCACAGGTTGCTCAGGCTGGCGCCGTTGAGCGTGCCGGGCATGCTGATGTCGGTGAGCAGCAGGGCCACGTCCGCGGCATGTTGCTGCAGGAACTCCCAGGCCCGGTCGGCACTGTCCATGCCCTCGGTGGCAAACCCCTCGTCCTGCAGAATCTCGCAAAGAAACTCCAGCACCGTCGGTTCGTCCTCCACCACCAGGATCAAGCGAGAGGTGGCGTCGGGGCGGACGGATGAGGCTGGGCACATGGGGCTGACACTCCCTGAAAGGTTGAGAATTGCGCGGACAGGACCGCTGACAAGAGTTATGAGCGGCGGCTTGACGATAAATTCATTCCCGATGCGCCCGCAGTGTTTTTTTCGGACAGGTCCGAACCGGCTGGCGATAATGCGACCCCGATATCACCGCAACAACGCAGACAGGTCATCCATGGAATTCGATCCCCAACGCCTGGCCCAGGCCCGACACCTGGTGGTGTTCAGTGGCGCCGGAGTCTCGGCTGAAAGCGCCATCCCGACCTTTCGCGACGCCCTGACCGGGTTGTGGGAAAACTTCGACCCGGCGCGGCTGGCCACGCCCCAAGCCTTTCGCGAGGACCCGGCGCTGGTCTGGGGCTGGTATGAATGGCGCCGCATGAAAGTGCTCCAGGCCCACCCCAACCCGGCCCACCTGGCGATTGCCGAACTGGCCCGACGCGTACCGCGCCTGACCCTGATCACCCAGAATGTCGATGACCTGCACGAGCGCGCCGGCAGCCCCTCGGTGCTGCACCTGCACGGCAGCCTGCACCACCCCAAGTGCTTCGCCTGCAACCGCCCCTTCAGCGGCGAACTGCCAGAACCCGTGTTGCCGGAGCAGGGTTGCAGCCTGGAGCCCCCCCGTTGCACCGGCTGCAACGGCAAGATCCGCCCCGGGGTGGTGTGGTTCGGCGAAGCCCTGCCACCGCACATCCTCAAAGAGGCATTCAAAGCGGCAGGCGAATGCGACCTGCTGTTGTCGGTAGGCACCTCGGGTCTGGTGCAGCCGGCGGCGCAGATCCCCCAACTGGCGCTGGAGCAAGGTGCCTGCGTGGTGCACATCAACTCGCAGCCCCAGGCCTGTACGAAGCCTGAGGAATACAGCCTGGTGGGCAAGGCCGGACAGATTATGCCGGAACTGCTGCGCCAGGCCTTTGCCTGATTTTCTGGGGGCTGACACGCCGTTCACGACGCGGATCGTCATTTTTCCCGCCACAGCGGCCCGGCATGAGGTAGATTCAAGCAGCGAATAACCTCGCAACGACGTTTGCTTTCTTGCCCTGCCGCTGGAAACCAAGCCCCGTACCGGTGGCTCTGTTCACTGCCCCGCCGTTTTTTCGCCACTGAGCGCGTCTGGCGCGGTGGCGCCGATTTCAGGAAATGGATTAATGCCGCAAAGACACGTGATCAATGCTTCGGTCAGCCCGAAAGGCAGCCTGGAGACCCTCTCGCAACGTGAAGTGCAACAACTCAGCGCCGCCGGCTCCGGCAGCATCTACACCCTGTTCCGCCAGTGCGCCCTGGCCATTCTCAATACCGGCGCCCACGTCGACAACGCCAAGACCATCCTCGACGCCTACCACGATTTTGAAGTGCGCATTCACCAGCAGGATCGCGGCGTGCGCCTTGAACTGCTGAACGCGCCGGCCGACGCCTTCGTCGACGGTGAAATGATCGCCAGCACCCGGGAAATGCTCTTCAGTGCCCTGCGCGACATTGTCTACACCGAGAACGAACTGGACAGCCAGCGCATCGACCTGGACAGCTCTCAGGGCATCACCGACTACGTCTTCCATCTGCTGCGCAACGCCCGTACCCTGCGCCCCGGCGTGGAGCCGAAGATGGTGGTGTGCTGGGGCGGCCACTCGATCAACACCGAAGAATACAAATACACCAAGAAGGTCGGTCACGAACTGGGCCTGCGCAAGCTGGACATCTGCACCGGCTGCGGTCCGGGCGTGATGAAGGGCCCGATGAAAGGCGCCACCATCGCCCACGCCAAGCAGCGCATGAGCGGCGGTCGCTACCTGGGCCTGACCGAGCCGGGGATCATCGCCGCCGAAGCACCGAACCCCATCGTCAACGAGCTGGTGATCCTGCCGGACATCGAGAAGCGCCTGGAGGCCTTCGTCCGTGTCGGCCACGGCATCATCATCTTCCCGGGGGGCGCCGGCACCGCCGAGGAATTCCTCTATCTGCTGGGCATCCTCATGCACCCGGATAACCGCGACCTGCCGTTCCCGGTGATCCTCACCGGCCCGCGCAGCGCGGCGCCGTACCTGGAGCAGCTCAACGCCTTTGTCCTGGCGACCCTGGGTGAAGCCGCACAGCAGCACTACCAGGTCATCATCGACAACCCGGCGGAGGTCGCCCGGCAGATGACCGAGGGGCTGAAGACCGTCAAGCAGTTCCGCCGCGAACGCAACGACGCCTTCCACTTCAACTGGTTGCTGAAGATCGACGAGAGCCTGCAGCGTCCCTTCGATCCGACCCACGAGAACATGGCCAGCCTGCAACTGAACCACGCCCTGGCGCCCCACGAGCTGGCGGCCAACCTGCGCCGCGCGTTCTCCGGCATCGTCGCCGGCAACGTCAAGGACCAGGGCATCCGCCTGATCGAACAGAAAGGCCCCTACAGCATCCACGGCGACCCGACGATCATGCGGCCCCTGGACCAGCTGCTCAAAGCCTTCGTCGAGCAGCACCGCATGAAGCTGCCCGGCGGCGCGGCCTATGTGCCGTGCTACCGCGTCGTCAGTTGAGCTGGATCACACAGCCCATCACAAACCACGCCACAGCAACGGGCCCCTCGCGGGGCCCGTTGTCATTTCGCCTGACACGCCTGCCGGGTCAGCGCTGCCAACGGGCCATCAACTGGTTGGACGGCAGGCTTTCATCGAGCACCTTGCGCGCACACTCGGCCCCCGCCACCGGCAGCCCTGCCGGATCCAGCAGGCCGATCTGCACCAGCACGCTGGCCTGATCCCAATAGATGTGCTCGTGGCACAGCTTGTCGCCGCGAAACCCGACCACCGCCAGCATGGGGATTTCCACGTACTTGCCGGTGGGCTTGACCCCGGGCAGCAGCCAGTCGATTTCCGTACTGTGGGTGAAGCAGAGGATGAATTCGTCCACCACCTGCAACGCGCCAACCGTGCGCGACACCGGGATCATGCGGGTGTCCGGCGGGTTGCCGTGGACGAAGTGCTGCTCGTAGAAACGGCTCAGATCAGCCGCGCCGACACCGCCGGTCAGCGTCGGCACGTGATTGACGTAGGGCTCCTTGACCATGGTCGCCATGGTGGCCGGCACGTCCCGGGTCGCGAACTCGTGGCTGACATGGGCCTCCCACAGGGCACCGAGGTCGAAGTCCGGCCCCACCGCCTTTTTCAGCGCGGCGATGGTGCGCCCGTGAGCCAGGGTTGCCGAAGGCTTGTGGTAATGCTCGCTGCCGATGCGGGCAAAAGCGTGGTCGGCTTGCGGGTAGCTGTAGATCTCCACCCCAGGGCGCCCGGCCAGGGCCGCGCCGATGCGCTGGCGGGCCGCAGCATCACAGTAGACATCCTGTTCGGCGAAGTGCAGCACCAGACGCCCGTGGATATGCACCGCCTCATCCAGGTATTCATCGATGCCCATGCCGTAGTAACCCACGGCGCAGGCCGCATCGGTCCGGGTGGCGGTGAGGTAGGCCAGCTTGCCGCCCATGCAATAGCCGACGTAGCCCACCGCCGGGCCGCTGACCGCCTCCAGAGCGCGCAGGGCCTCGATCGAGGCGGCGATGTCCTGCACCGCGCGGTCCAGGTCCAGGCCGCCGAACAAGCCCAGGGCCACCTGAAAGTCCGCGGTGCTGTAGCCCAGCTCGACCCCGGGCTGCTGACGCCAGAACAGGTCCGGCACCAGGGCCACATAACCCTCCTCGGCATACAGATCAGCGGTGGCGCGCATATTGTCGTTGATGCCGAAAATCTCCTGGCCAATCACCAGCCCAGGCCCCCGGCCACTGGCGGGCAAGGCCAGATAGCCACGGAATACGCCCGCCCCATCAGCGGCGCTGATTTCTAGGTAGTGCCCCATCTTATTGTTCTCCTCAAGGCTCGGCTCATCACGGCCGGTGCCTATTAGGAACCCGCCGCAAGCGCTTTGCCTACCCCGCAAGTGCAAGCTTTTGTCACCGGACCTGAGCGGATCGCTACCCCGGAGCTACCCCGGAAAAGCCACTTTTCAAAATACTGGAACATAATTCCATTTTCTTGCATGATCTGCGCATCCGCACAGCCAGGCAGCGCTGACGGCCGAAAACCCGCCCCGGACGACGCCATCGGGTCCAGGGCTTGGGCGCTCGATCAGCCAGACCTGGGAATAAAAAACATGCACAAAGGCCTGCTCCGTGACTCAAGCCCCCACTCCCCCTCTACCGCCCCTGGATTGTGA
Protein-coding sequences here:
- a CDS encoding DUF4174 domain-containing protein gives rise to the protein MFIRSLTLATLLAVAGPVLAADNDGPLTQDLGKSRPLIVIAPSTVDPTLVSLKKSLDEPANRQAFNERNMVLYTVINTIGQRDGKDIDPQSTMALIRSLKLGAGAQTKVILVGKDGEKKLEHSGAIELKEVFSAVDQLPAAEKQAAAPAPAPEPEAKPASAKAGKAAKPAAAPKALDD
- a CDS encoding sensor domain-containing diguanylate cyclase, with the protein product MPKRMDFSELHWLLAVVQSIDVGIVVLDLDCQVQVWNSFMENRSGVPSKQAIDQSFFALFPEVERPWFSRKVSRVVALGTPAFTIWKQRPYLVHFKNYQPITGQGEFMYQNTTLLPLRSSNSEIHHVCLVIYDVTDVAINSLALQQANRQLQHLSRIDHLTQLFNRGHWEQRLAFEYSRHGSAIALLMLDIDHFKSINDRHGHQAGDAVIQRVSQLIHEHVRDSDVAGRYGGEEFAILLPHTDLSGAQTLAERLRQSAEQQQVIHNGQAIAFTISLGIACLDRPARDHRCLIEWADQALYASKHAGRNRVSTYAP
- a CDS encoding response regulator; amino-acid sequence: MCPASSVRPDATSRLILVVEDEPTVLEFLCEILQDEGFATEGMDSADRAWEFLQQHAADVALLLTDISMPGTLNGASLSNLCGERWPSLPIVVMSGFETPESSGVRYPVTFIRKPWTIGQILDCVEGALKSAQG
- a CDS encoding saccharopine dehydrogenase family protein produces the protein MTLRVLVVGGYGNFGSIVCRYLIQTPGVHLLISGRDPRKLAAKVQALQAEGGQPCEGWCGDAMGPQWVPALKALDVHWVIHTAGPFQGQSYAVAQGCIEAGVNYCDLADCRQFVGGIGVLDAQARAAGVTLLSGCSSVPTLSTAIIDEHRERFSRIDRIDHGISSSAKMPGLSTIQGVLAYAGRPILQLKDGQPHPVIGWQGLTLRKLPGLGTRLVANVDVPDLDLFAERYGAHTLSFKAGAGLKIAGLANALLAQAVKLGLIADPAPWAARLHRCGTWFEGFGDGLSAMYVDVHGLGRDGQPLSMHAQLTATHDHGPEIPSCAAVAVVHKLLAGHVPAPGARSSAGEVSVAEYLRAIDDPDHLRLQVSFSRPPV
- a CDS encoding SIR2 family NAD-dependent protein deacylase, with amino-acid sequence MEFDPQRLAQARHLVVFSGAGVSAESAIPTFRDALTGLWENFDPARLATPQAFREDPALVWGWYEWRRMKVLQAHPNPAHLAIAELARRVPRLTLITQNVDDLHERAGSPSVLHLHGSLHHPKCFACNRPFSGELPEPVLPEQGCSLEPPRCTGCNGKIRPGVVWFGEALPPHILKEAFKAAGECDLLLSVGTSGLVQPAAQIPQLALEQGACVVHINSQPQACTKPEEYSLVGKAGQIMPELLRQAFA
- a CDS encoding oxaloacetate decarboxylase, with protein sequence MSRLSHQDLRRGFRELIASNSCYHTASVFDPMSARIAADLGFEVGILGGSVASLQVLAAPDFALITLSEFAEQATRIGRVAQLPVIADADHGYGNALNVMRTVVELERAGIAALTIEDTLLPAQFGRKSTDLISVAEGVGKIRAALEARVDTELAIIARTNAGILPVQEIISRTQQYQRAGADAICMVGIRDFEQLEQISEHLSVPLMLVTYGNPALRDDARLAELGVKIAVDGHAAYFAAIKATYDCLREQRQIFTQASDLSATELAHTYTQPEDYIVWAKEFMSVKE
- a CDS encoding YncE family protein, encoding MSQSNSNRSPQEQWRQAVLTYARDINQYVETGTREGWKGLKEPNMPDTEHLLQDWQAALQASNQGPYDAAQHQAFRQDWPPAHFPLTPRLESQGRMIPTLALLPDGSLLARIGAPYEAGCVVHIDDARIETLEQVECFGVCPQRRYFAWGRADGIQVTDGWNGPQVASFAWPDPHASLPAGVDLEDSGRPTPTSLIPFPDGRRVLLVSADGIFVLAAEGATRLLPSLEDLQQELADGVAPEDLSIGLSMEHGAVSPDGQWIAIGEQSGMHLVFDARLQQVAQIGPASEYPHFAHFNSRGDRLLLNACHFYGGASLGVAVADLPGLSTDFYSDDPRTPVLQEGARVYAAASRGNEFIIGDAYGYLRAVSETGEERWQHYVGSTLTALDISADGKTLVAATYAGIIVKIDLDAGRPEWQIGTGEHHETHRWLFWKDFAKPLLW
- a CDS encoding response regulator — protein: MIPLLVCDDSSMARKQVLRTLPSEWQVSVTQACNGREGLEALRRGLGKVALLDLTMPLMDGYQVLSAVQEEGIDARIIVISGDVQEEAVRRTRELGALAFLKKPFDPQQLRALLKQLQLLDSPPPKHPIAPSPPPVVTFRDAFRETVNVSMGYAAALIAKVLDVFVHLPIPHVNVLEAGELQMLLADANRARQLTAICQGYIGSGIAGEALLLFYDSEVADIAQLMEQGTDPYQEMEVLIDLSSVLIGACLSSIAEQLDVFFSVGHPQVLGEHTSIDELIVLNQQRWKKTQAVEISYSLEEQNIHFDLLLLFTEDSMPLLEQKLAYLMS
- a CDS encoding acetylornithine transaminase — its product is MTAACLMSTYQPLALSFCKGLGSRLWDQAGREYLDAIAGVAVTAIGHAHPKLVKAISEQAGLLLHSSNLYDIHWQQQLAARLTALAGMDRAFFNNSGAEANETALKLARLHGWHRGIEQPLIVVMEDAFHGRTLGTLAASDGPAVRLNYGQLPGDFLRVPFADLKALEAAVAEHGPRICAVLMEPIQGESGIRLAPAGYLKAVRELCTRRNWLLMLDEIQSGIGRTGRWFACQHEGVVPDVMTLAKGLGNGIPIGACLARGKAAQLFTPGSHGSTFGGNPLACRAACTVLEIIEEQDLLANAERQGALLLRRLREALQGHAQVLEIRGRGLMVGIELRNTPRDLVQIAARDQGLLINVTRGKTIRLLPPLVIDEADVEQIVQGLEQLLNAA